GGCGGCTTGGTCGTTTGTACAATCTGGTTATGGTCGTGAAGGTAGTGATACTGGTGGGAATGGTGAATTATTTGCCGAAGCTTTTGCCCAATGACTTTTAACACCAGATAACCAAAAAGGATTAAATTGGCAAGTATTAAATGATTTTTATACCAATGGGTTAAAACAAGAATATGCTTTGTAATAAAAAAGTTTGAATCTAAGATTCAAACTTTTTTATACTTCTTCACCATTTAATAGTTTTTCAAGATAATCACCAACGCCACCCTCATTATTTGTTAAATGCGTAATTCCACGGGCAAGTGCTTTTAAGTTATCATTACCATTTTTCATTGCAATTCCATAGCCGACTGTTTGTATCATTTCACGGTCATTCATTTCGTCTCCAAAAGCAATGACATCGCGGATGTCAACATTATAATATTGAGCTAAGATATTAGCCGTAAACCCCTTGGAAACTAATTTATTATTAATATTTAACATAATAGTATTACTGTTTAGTTTTTTCCCAATATTAATTCGAACTGAGTTTTTATAAGTATCAAACATTCTTAAAACTTGGTCTTTATCATTATCATTTTTTAGATATAAGGCCATATTACTAGCTGGTCCTTTTCAATTATCAAAGGGGTCCGTGATGAAGTATTCATCATCAGCCACATCATCTAAATGGAAGTAGTTTTCAACTGCTTCATCTTTTTTTCAACAAATTGCTTTATCATAATGTTCAATCAAAATGTTATCTAATGAGTTTTTAATTTGGGGATTATTAATAATGTCCATAATTACATCATATGAAATTGAAAAAACAATTCGTTTAAATTCCCGTTTTAGTGGATCGTGAATATGCCCCCCATCAAAATTAGTCAATAAGGTTGTTAGACCTAATTCTCGATAAAATCGGATACTAGCGCGGTGTGGTCGTCCAGTAATAATACAAATATGGTGCCCATCATTAGTTGCCTTTTTTAATACTTCAATTGTTTTGGGGTGAATTGATGTCCCATCATCCATTAAGGTAGTTCAGTCTAAATCAATTAAAATTAAGCGTTTTTTATTTAAGTGTTGTAATTTCATTGTTACCTCCTCTGTTATTCGCTTGCTACAATACTTATTATATAATAAGGGAATATTTTTGCTAAAAAAAGATAAAAATTTAGCACTTAATAATTGACAATGCTAATGAGGATTGGTATGATATAAGTGTTATTAGCACTTATCATAGTTAATTGCTAATTGACAATTGTCATGTTTATTATTGATAAAGGAGGTATTTATTATGGAATTTACACAACAATATGAGCCGGGGAAAGATCCTAAGGTCCTTGATAAGTATGCTAAAAATTTAAATAAATTAGCCCACGAAGGAAAAATGGACCCTATTATTGGTCGTGATGATGAAATTAACCGGGTAATTAGAATTTTATCAAGAAAAACAAAAAATAACCCTGTGTTAATTGGTGAACCAGGTGTTGGGAAAACTGCCATTGTTGAAGGACTAGCCCAGAGAATTGTCAAAGGTGATATTCCAAGTAACTTAAAAAACAAAATTATTTATGAACTGGACATGGGAGCCCTAATCGCGGGAGCTAAATATCAAGGAGAGTTTGAAGAAAGATTAAAAGCAGTAATGAATAAAGTAAAAGAATCAAATGGTGACATTATTTTATTTATTGATGAATTGCATTTAATAGTTGGGGCTGGAAAAACGCAAGGAAGTATGGATGCTGGTAATTTACTAAAACCGTTACTAGCCCGCGGAGAACTCCACTGTATTGGGGCCACAACTTTAGATGAACACCGCCAGTACATTGAAAAAGATGCTGCCTTAGAACGTCGTTTTCAAAAAGTAATGGTTAATGAGCCAACAATTGAAGAAAGTATTTCAATTTTGCGGGGATTAAAAGAACGTTTTGAGTCATACCACGGGGTTAAAATCCATGATAATGCCTTAGTTGCTGCCGTAAACTTATCATCACGTTATATTACTGATCGTTTTTTACCAGATAAAGCAATTGACTTAATTGATGAAGCATCAGCAACTATTAAAACGGAAATCGCTTCAGTTCCTACAGAACTAGATAATTTAAACCGGAAAATTTTACAATTACAAATTGAAAATGCAGCTTTAAAAAAAGAAACAGATAAGGCTTCGAATGAAAGATTAGTAGATGTTAATAATGAATTAAAAATTTTGCAATCAAAACAAGAAGTTTTACATAAACAATGAACAAAAGAAAAAGAAAGCATTACGCAATTAAAACAAGTGAAATCAACGGTTGAGCAGTTAAAAACAGAATTAGAACAAGCCCAATTACGCGGTGATTTTAACCGTGCGGGGGAAATTCGCTATTCATTATTACCAGCTTTAGAAAAACAACTAGAAGAGCAAGAGAAAAAAGCATCTGAATCCCATCTTTTAAAAGAAGATGTCACTGAACGTGAAATTGCTTCAATTGTTGCAAAATGAACTGGAATTCCGGTTGACCGCCTAGTTGAATCTGAAAAAACAAAATTATTAAGTTTAAATAAAATTTTACGAAGAAGAGTTAAAGGGCAAAATGAAGCGATTGATGCGGTTAGCGATGCGATTTTAAGAAGTCGTAGTGGAATTAAAGATCCTAATAAACCAATTGGTAGTTTCTTATTTTTAGGACCAACTGGAGTTGGGAAAACCGAAGTTGCTAGAAGTTTAGCATATGTTTTATTTAACTCAGAAAAACAAATGGTTCGCTTAGATATGTCAGAATATATGGAAAAACATTCAGTAAGTAAATTAATTGGGGCCCCACCAGGTTATGTGGGTTATGAACAAGGTGGTCAATTAACAGAAGCTGTTCGTCGTAGTCCATATTCAATTGTCCTATTTGATGAAATTGAAAAAGCTCATCCTGATATCTTTAATATTTTGTTGCAAATTTTAGATGAAGGACGAATTACGGATAGTCTTGGTAAAACTGTGGACTTCCGAAACACAATTATTATTATGACCTCAAATATTGGTTCTGAATACTTATTGTCAGAAAACAATGAGGGAGTTGGTCAATTAATTCAGAAAGAATTAGCTCGTAAATTTAAACCAGAATTATTGAACCGGATTGATAATGTTATTATCTTTAATGCCTTATCAAAAGAGGTTATCAAAGAAATTGTTGATAAAGAATTAACTGAATTAACAACCCGAATTGAAAATACAAAAAATATTCGAATTAGTTTTTCTGATGATATTTATCAAAAAATTATTGATGAAGGTTATGATCGGGAATTTGGAGCCCGTCCAATTAAACGCTATATTCAAAAAAATATTGAGACAGTAATTGCGAAAGCAATTATTAGTGAAGAAATCCAAGAAGGAAAATCGTACACAATGGCTGTTGAAAACAAAGAAATTGTCATTAAAAATAGTTCAAAATTAAATTAGCACTTGTAATATTAGAATGATAATTTATAATATTAATTGTTAGCACTAAACTGTGCTAATTGCCAAAATTAATTTTATTGAACTATAGGAGGTGTTAGCATGTTAACAACAAGACAAGAAAATATTTTAAAATGTATTGTTGAAGAATACACTAAAACAGCACAGCCTGTAGGAAGTAAATTTATTATGGAATCACCATTAATTGATGCCTCATCAGCAACAATTAGAAATGAATGTGTTATCTTAGAAAAAGAGGGCTATTTAGAAAAAGAACACACTTCCTCAGGAAGGATTCCTTCAACAATGGGTTATCGCTATTATGTTGATAACTTAATGGATAGCAAAAATATTGATGATATTAAAAATCGGATTGAAGGATTATTTGCTAACCGTAATATGTCAATTAATGATGTATTAGATCAAACTGGTAAAATTCTAAGTGAAATGACAAACTTAACAACAGTTGTGGTTGGTCCTAACATTGAACAAGAATCACTTAAAAAAATTGAATTATTACCAATTAGTAATGATCGCGCTGTTGTGGTCTTTGTGTTATCCAACGGTCATGTTGAAAACAAAATGTTTGTTACCAACGAAGATTTTTCAATTAGTGATCTTAAAATATCGATTGAATTATTTAATGATCGCTTGGAAAATACCAAGATTAATGAAATTGAAAAGAAATTTGATCTTATTCGTCCAATCTTAGAACAACAAGTTAAGCATTATGAAATGATTTTAAAACAATTTGCAAATGCCTTAACAAGTATTGTTAAACCAACCTATACAACCCACGGCATGCAATATATGTTGCAAAATCCTGAATACAATAATCCCGAGCGGATTAAACAAATTGTTAAATTTATTGAGAATATTTCCCCCTTTGATTATTTCCAAAAACAACAATCAAAGGAAAAAGAAAACAAAGTAAGTGTACAAATTGGGAAAGAAACAGGATTTAACAATGATGATGTCGCTTTATTATCAACTACTTATAGTGTTGATAATATCCAAGAAGGGGGGATTGCTTTGGTCGGACCCAAAAGATTAGAATATGACAAGGTTTATGAAATTTTAGAATGATTATCGGATAAAATAAAAGAGGTTTATAACAAATAGAAAAGAAAGGTGAGAAGTGAAATGTCAAATGAGAAGAGAGAAAACTCATCACCAAGTCAATTAAAAGAAAAGATTGCCCATTTGAAAGAGGAATTAACAAAAGTTAATGAAACTTTTCAAGAGCAACTAAAACAACAATCACAAGATGTTAGTTCTGAACAAGAACCATCAACAGAGCAACAACCATCAGTTAAAGAAGAAAAAGTTAGCCCGATGATTGTGATTGAAGAATTAGAACGAGAAATTGATTTATTATTGAAAGATAACGCCCGACTTCGTGAAGAAAAATTAGTAGTATTAGCGGATAGTGAAAACTTAAAACGTAGAGTTCAAGAAGAACAGGCAAATATTCGTAAGTATCGAGCAGCCGGAATTGTTGAAAAATTATTACCAGCCCTAGACAATTTTGAACGAGCGCTACAAGTTGAAAATGTAACTCCCGAAGTTAAAAATTTCTTAATGGGATTTGAAATGATTTACAAATTAATAAAACTAAGTTTTGGTGAAGAAGGTATTACAGAAATTGAAGTTAACGTTGGCGATGAATTTGATTCAAAAATTCACCATGCAATTGAAATTGTTGAAACTGGCGAAGTTAAGTCAGGCCAAATTGCAAAAGCCCTACAAAAAGGATATTTAATTCATGATCGGGTTTTACGACATGCCGCTGTTAACGTGGAAAAATAATATAGAAAAAAGAATTAAAAAAAATAGGTATACATAAGATAGAAACATAACAAAGGAGATTGATATTATGGCAAAAATTATCGGAATTGATTTAGGAACTACAAACTCTTGTGTCGCTGTGATGGACGGAAAAGATGTTAAAGTTTTAGAAAACCCAGAAGGGGAAAGAACAACACCTTCCGTAGTTTCATTTAAAAATGATGAAATTATTGTTGGGGATTCGGCAAAAAGACAAGCAGTAACTAATCCTAATACAGTTAGTTCAATTAAAAGAAAAATGGGAACTAGCGAAAAAATTGAAATTAACGGGAAAGAATGAACACCCGAAACAATTTCAGCAGAAATTTTAAGATATTTAAAAACTTATGCTGAAAAAAAACTAGGTGAAAAAATTACGAAAGCAGTTATTACAGTACCTGCATACTTTAATGACGCTCAACGTCAAGCAACTAAAAATGCTGGGAAAATTGCAGGTTTAGAAGTTGAAAGAATTATTAATGAACCGACCGCTGCTGCGTTAGCTTATGGAATTGATAAAACTGATAAAGAACAAAAAGTATTAGTTTATGACCTAGGAGGAGGAACATTTGACGTTTCAATCTTAGACTTAGCGGATGGAACATTTGAAGTTCTATCAACTAACGGAGATAACCATTTAGGCGGAGATGACTTTGACCAAGTTATTATTGAATGAATGGTTGAAGAATTTAAAAAAGAAAATGGAATTGATTTAAAAACAGATAAAATGGCAATGCAAAGATTAAAAGAAGAAGCAGAAAAAGCCAAAAAAAATCTATCTTCACAATTACAAGTTGAAATTGCCGCGCCATTTATTACCGCTCGTGATGGTAACCCATTACACTTAAACTTATCATTAACAAGAGCTAAATTTGATGATATGACAAAACACTTAGTTGCCAGAACAATTGAACCAGTTAAAAAAGCATTAGCTGATGCTAAAATGAAACCAAGTGATCTTGACCAAGTATTATTAGTTGGAGGAAGTACTCGTATTCCTGCGGTGCAAGAAGCCATCAAAAAAGAATTAGGAAAAGAACCCAACCGTACTATTAACCCAGATGAGGTAGTCGCTATTGGGGCCGCAATTCAAGGGGGAGTCTTAGCTGGAGATGTTAAAGATGTTCTATTATTAGACGTTACTCCATTATCATTAGGAATTGAAACTTTAGGTGGAGTAAGCACGGTATTAATTCCAAGAAATACAACAATTCCAACAAGTAAATCACAAATTTTCTCAACAGCAGCCGACAATCAACCTGCTGTGGACATCCATGTTTTACAAGGTGAACGTTCAATGGCGGCTGATAATAAAACTTTAGGTCGTTTCCAATTATCAGGAATTGAACCAGCGCCAAAAGGAATTCCCCAAATTGAAGTTAAATTCTCAATTGACGCCAACGGAATTGTGTCTGTTTCAGCGAAAGACTTAAAAACTAATAAAGAACAAACAATTACCATTACTAATAATGAAGGATTAAGTGAAGAAGAAATCCAAAAAATGATTAACGAAGCTGAAGAAAACAAAGCTCGTGATGAAGAAAGATTAAAAAATATTGAATTACGTAATAAAGCTGAAGCATATATTACCACAATTCAAAATGCTTTAAATGAAAGCAAAGATAAAATGAGTGATGAACAAAAAACACAAATGGAAACAATGGTAAATGAAATCAAAGAATTAGTTGAAAAAGAAGATTATGCCACATTACAAAATAAAATGAATGAATTAGAACAAGCAATGGCCCAAGCGGCTCAATTTATGCAAGAGCAACAAGGTCAAAGTGGTAATGATGAAATTGAAGATAAACCAGATAACGATGATAACAAAGATGAAGATAACAAAGACTAATTACTAATTAAGATAACTAGCTATTAGTTATCTTTTAATTCATTTTGCAGTTAATAATTATAGGAGGTTACAATAACAATGAATAATAAAAGAGACTATTATGAGGTGTTAGGAGTTAGCAAGAATGCTAGTGATGATGAGATTAAAAAAGCTTTTCGAACATTAGCGAAAAAATATCACCCTGATGTTTCAAAAGAAAAAGATGCGGAAGCGAAATTTAAAGAAGTTAATGAAGCTTACGAAGTTTTATCAGACCCTAATAAGCGTAAAATGTATGATCAGTTTGGCCATGCGGGGGCCCAACAACAAGGTTTTGGACAAGGATTTGATGCGAGTGGATTTGAAGATATTTTTTCGGGTGGATTTAGTAGTTTTGGTGGTTTTGGCGATATTTTTGAAAATTTCTTTGGTGGTGGTAGTTCTCATCGTAAACAACAAAAACAAGATACGCGTTCCATGAAAGGCCAAGATATTGGTGCGCATGTAACCATTTCTTTAAAAGAAATGATGTTTGGAACAACTGTTAATTTAGATCTGACATTAGACAAAACTTGTGAAGTATGTAACGGAACAGGGGCTAAAAATCCTAAAACAGATATTCACACATGTACAACTTGTGATGGTTATGGTTATGTTAATGTTGAACAACGTAGTTTATTTGGAATTATTCAAACTCAACAAACTTGTCCAGATTGTAAAGGAACCGGGAAAGTAATTACTAATAAATGTCCAAAATGTCGGGGGAAAGGAAGAAACCAAGCCAAAGAAAAAATTGACTTGGAAATCCCAAAATCAATTATGCCAGGCCAACAATTACGAGTTCGGGAAAAAGGAAACTATGGTTATAATGGTGGACCGCGTGGGGATATTTACTTAGATGTCTCAGTTAAACCAAACAAATACTTTAAACGAGTTAATGAATATGACTTATTTTTAGATTTACCAGTTAATTATTTAGATGCCTTATTAGGTGGTGAAATCATTGTTCCTACTTTTGATGGGGAAGTGCGGTTAAAACTATCAAGTAATACCAAAACAAATAGTGTCTTTAACATTCCTAACTATGGTTTCTTTAAATCACCAAGTTCAAATAAAAGAGGAGACCTAATTGTTAATGTTATTGTTTCGGTGCCAACTAAATTATCAACTGAAGAACGTCAAAAACTAAATGAATTAAAAGAAATTAGTACTTATAAAATGGATATTGATTTTATGAAAGACTTATAATAAAAAATGGTTTTACAACCATTTTTTATTTATCTTTTATTTATGGTTATCCATTAATCAAATAGCGGCAAAAATTCCCATTGGTGTAAAAATAAACAATAGTCAGAAAAATGATAAAGTAAATACTAAGACCATAATTCCTTCGCTATTAGTTTTTTCATTTTGCTGAAGTTTTCTTTTCACTGAGACTGTAATTGGGACTCAAATAAATAAACTTGTTAAAAATGTTAGAATTCCAGTAATTCAACAAATGGCCACTAAAAGTTGGTATGCTTTGTACTGATTATCTTGTAAATCCATTGTGTTTCTCCTTTGCTTGATGTATTTCTGAAATTTTTCAAAAATCACTACTCTTATTCTAAAAAAAAAAAAAAAATGCAAGAATTTTTGCATTTTTATTTGGATTTTATTATTTTTCTTGTTTATTTTTTCATCGATAATATCCATAAATACCATGGGTTAAAACAAACGCATTTTTATAACCAAGTTCTCGCAATTGTGCTGCGGCATCGCTACTGCGATTTCCACCGTTACAAAGGGTTATAATTAATTGCTCTTTATCTTTTAAATATAAACTTGGATCTTGCAATAAGTCATAAATATAA
The sequence above is drawn from the Spiroplasma eriocheiris genome and encodes:
- a CDS encoding rhodanese-like domain-containing protein, with protein sequence MNNQNSIYMDNPTFEELKDKALLVDVRTEVEFKSLQGIPGAQNIYIYDLLQDPSLYLKDKEQLIITLCNGGNRSSDAAAQLRELGYKNAFVLTHGIYGYYRWKNKQEK
- the hrcA gene encoding heat-inducible transcriptional repressor HrcA; translation: MLTTRQENILKCIVEEYTKTAQPVGSKFIMESPLIDASSATIRNECVILEKEGYLEKEHTSSGRIPSTMGYRYYVDNLMDSKNIDDIKNRIEGLFANRNMSINDVLDQTGKILSEMTNLTTVVVGPNIEQESLKKIELLPISNDRAVVVFVLSNGHVENKMFVTNEDFSISDLKISIELFNDRLENTKINEIEKKFDLIRPILEQQVKHYEMILKQFANALTSIVKPTYTTHGMQYMLQNPEYNNPERIKQIVKFIENISPFDYFQKQQSKEKENKVSVQIGKETGFNNDDVALLSTTYSVDNIQEGGIALVGPKRLEYDKVYEILEWLSDKIKEVYNK
- the grpE gene encoding nucleotide exchange factor GrpE, which gives rise to MSNEKRENSSPSQLKEKIAHLKEELTKVNETFQEQLKQQSQDVSSEQEPSTEQQPSVKEEKVSPMIVIEELEREIDLLLKDNARLREEKLVVLADSENLKRRVQEEQANIRKYRAAGIVEKLLPALDNFERALQVENVTPEVKNFLMGFEMIYKLIKLSFGEEGITEIEVNVGDEFDSKIHHAIEIVETGEVKSGQIAKALQKGYLIHDRVLRHAAVNVEK
- a CDS encoding Cof-type HAD-IIB family hydrolase, with translation MKLQHLNKKRLILIDLDWTTLMDDGTSIHPKTIEVLKKATNDGHHICIITGRPHRASIRFYRELGLTTLLTNFDGGHIHDPLKREFKRIVFSISYDVIMDIINNPQIKNSLDNILIEHYDKAICWKKDEAVENYFHLDDVADDEYFITDPFDNWKGPASNMALYLKNDNDKDQVLRMFDTYKNSVRINIGKKLNSNTIMLNINNKLVSKGFTANILAQYYNVDIRDVIAFGDEMNDREMIQTVGYGIAMKNGNDNLKALARGITHLTNNEGGVGDYLEKLLNGEEV
- the dnaJ gene encoding molecular chaperone DnaJ, whose protein sequence is MNNKRDYYEVLGVSKNASDDEIKKAFRTLAKKYHPDVSKEKDAEAKFKEVNEAYEVLSDPNKRKMYDQFGHAGAQQQGFGQGFDASGFEDIFSGGFSSFGGFGDIFENFFGGGSSHRKQQKQDTRSMKGQDIGAHVTISLKEMMFGTTVNLDLTLDKTCEVCNGTGAKNPKTDIHTCTTCDGYGYVNVEQRSLFGIIQTQQTCPDCKGTGKVITNKCPKCRGKGRNQAKEKIDLEIPKSIMPGQQLRVREKGNYGYNGGPRGDIYLDVSVKPNKYFKRVNEYDLFLDLPVNYLDALLGGEIIVPTFDGEVRLKLSSNTKTNSVFNIPNYGFFKSPSSNKRGDLIVNVIVSVPTKLSTEERQKLNELKEISTYKMDIDFMKDL
- a CDS encoding ATP-dependent Clp protease ATP-binding subunit, with protein sequence MEFTQQYEPGKDPKVLDKYAKNLNKLAHEGKMDPIIGRDDEINRVIRILSRKTKNNPVLIGEPGVGKTAIVEGLAQRIVKGDIPSNLKNKIIYELDMGALIAGAKYQGEFEERLKAVMNKVKESNGDIILFIDELHLIVGAGKTQGSMDAGNLLKPLLARGELHCIGATTLDEHRQYIEKDAALERRFQKVMVNEPTIEESISILRGLKERFESYHGVKIHDNALVAAVNLSSRYITDRFLPDKAIDLIDEASATIKTEIASVPTELDNLNRKILQLQIENAALKKETDKASNERLVDVNNELKILQSKQEVLHKQWTKEKESITQLKQVKSTVEQLKTELEQAQLRGDFNRAGEIRYSLLPALEKQLEEQEKKASESHLLKEDVTEREIASIVAKWTGIPVDRLVESEKTKLLSLNKILRRRVKGQNEAIDAVSDAILRSRSGIKDPNKPIGSFLFLGPTGVGKTEVARSLAYVLFNSEKQMVRLDMSEYMEKHSVSKLIGAPPGYVGYEQGGQLTEAVRRSPYSIVLFDEIEKAHPDIFNILLQILDEGRITDSLGKTVDFRNTIIIMTSNIGSEYLLSENNEGVGQLIQKELARKFKPELLNRIDNVIIFNALSKEVIKEIVDKELTELTTRIENTKNIRISFSDDIYQKIIDEGYDREFGARPIKRYIQKNIETVIAKAIISEEIQEGKSYTMAVENKEIVIKNSSKLN
- the dnaK gene encoding molecular chaperone DnaK, which produces MAKIIGIDLGTTNSCVAVMDGKDVKVLENPEGERTTPSVVSFKNDEIIVGDSAKRQAVTNPNTVSSIKRKMGTSEKIEINGKEWTPETISAEILRYLKTYAEKKLGEKITKAVITVPAYFNDAQRQATKNAGKIAGLEVERIINEPTAAALAYGIDKTDKEQKVLVYDLGGGTFDVSILDLADGTFEVLSTNGDNHLGGDDFDQVIIEWMVEEFKKENGIDLKTDKMAMQRLKEEAEKAKKNLSSQLQVEIAAPFITARDGNPLHLNLSLTRAKFDDMTKHLVARTIEPVKKALADAKMKPSDLDQVLLVGGSTRIPAVQEAIKKELGKEPNRTINPDEVVAIGAAIQGGVLAGDVKDVLLLDVTPLSLGIETLGGVSTVLIPRNTTIPTSKSQIFSTAADNQPAVDIHVLQGERSMAADNKTLGRFQLSGIEPAPKGIPQIEVKFSIDANGIVSVSAKDLKTNKEQTITITNNEGLSEEEIQKMINEAEENKARDEERLKNIELRNKAEAYITTIQNALNESKDKMSDEQKTQMETMVNEIKELVEKEDYATLQNKMNELEQAMAQAAQFMQEQQGQSGNDEIEDKPDNDDNKDEDNKD